In Lodderomyces elongisporus chromosome 1, complete sequence, a genomic segment contains:
- the CLB2 gene encoding G2/mitotic-specific cyclin, protein MPKLHSAPTNNDENDYILSRTKVKATQSQQQQQQQQQQQQLHHHHHHHHHQSYKQPMILSDPINFIQSSSQQFSSQELFETSTQQFPQQQQQQQQQQELENVPPAFPITANTKHVSLSKSASARTTVAAPPTTTSSSTTTRQYLGDVSKQYITGHIAPPPPPQQHQQEEEEKEQQLQQQFQNQTHTQNNPQVNQSKRRKPLGGDLAPLHIQSRLTRPVPIAEDGPLPKRNATAKNNKSNKNGNDNNNNSNNTSTNTKITSTLHGQNLMVPSRLPQKRQATESSTNLVEKLKVPQPQDLAAATCTGTAAAFASGSALASGTASGTSTGIAIGIATGTGACSTADGTAATSASTIYKRSRLIDYEWQDLDEEDHDDPLMASEYVNDIFTYFYELETRMLPDPNYIQTQKNLKPKMRSILVDWVVEMHLKFRLLPESLYLAINIMDRFMSLENVELDKLQLLATGSLFIAAKYEEVFSPSVKNYAYFTDGSYTEEEILQAEKYILTTLNFDLNYPNPMNFLRRISKADDYDVQSRTLGKYLLEITIVDHRFIGMKPSLCSASAMYLARLILKKIPVWNGNLIHYSGGYRINDMKHCIELLYQYLLQPIEHEEFFKKYAMRKFMKASTLCQSWAKKFRAEGRDLFDERLSTHRLTIESDNS, encoded by the coding sequence ATGCCAAAATTACATTCTGCTCCAACGAATAATGATGAGAATGACTATATTCTATCCAGAACTAAAGTTAAGGCGACTCAATctcagcagcagcaacaacaacagcagcagcagcagcaattacaccaccatcaccaccatcatcatcatcaatcatATAAGCAACCGATGATCCTTAGTGACCCAATCAACTTTATCCAATCTTCGAGCCAGCAATTCTCATCCCAGGAACtttttgaaacttcaaCACAACAGTTCccgcaacagcagcaacaacaacaacaacaacaagaacttGAAAATGTACCACCTGCTTTCCCCATCACagcaaatacaaaacacGTCTCGCTTTCTAAATCGGCATCTGCAAGAACAACAGTTgcagcaccaccaacaacaacatcatcatcaacaacaacacgaCAATACTTGGGCGACGTCTCAAAACAATACATTACTGGGCATAttgcaccaccaccaccaccacaacaacaccaacaagaagaagaagaaaaagaacaacagtTGCAGCAACAATTCCAAAATCAAACTCATACTCAGAATAATCCTCAAGTAAATCAgagcaaaagaaggaagCCATTGGGAGGCGACCTCGCTCCCTTACATATTCAAAGTAGACTAACAAGACCTGTACCAATTGCCGAAGATGGCCCATTACCAAAGAGAAACGCCACTgctaaaaataataaaagtaataaaaatggtaacgataataataacaacagcaacaacacttCTACCAATACGAAAATAACTTCTACATTGCATGGACAAAACTTAATGGTTCCATCGCGATTACCTCAAAAGAGACAGGCTACTGAGTCGTCGACAAACTtggttgaaaaattgaaagtgCCTCAACCACAAGATTTGGCAGCTGCAACGTGTACAGGTACGGCAGCGGCCTTTGCTTCTGGCTCTGCCTTAGCTTCTGGTACTGCTTCTGGCACTAGTACTGGAATTGCTATTGGAATTGCTACTGGTACAGGTGCTTGTAGTACCGCTGATGGTACCGCAGCTACTTCAGCTTCAACAATATACAAGAGATCTCGCTTGATTGATTATGAATGGCAGGACTTGGATGAAGAGGATCACGACGACCCACTCATGGCTAGCGAATACGTCAATGATATATTTACCTATTTCTACGAATTGGAAACGAGAATGTTGCCCGATCCAAACTATATCCAAACTcaaaagaatttgaaacCCAAGATGAGGTCTATTTTAGTGGACTGGGTTGTGGAAATGCATCTCAAGTTTAGACTTTTGCCAGAGTCTCTTTATTTAGCCATCAACATCATGGATAGATTTATGTCGCTTGAAAATGTCGAGCTTGACAAATTACAACTACTAGCCACAGGTTCTCTATTCATTGCTGCGAAATATGAAGAGGTTTTTTCTCCACTGGTGAAGAACTATGCATACTTTACTGATGGCTCATATACCGAAGAAGAGATTTTGCAAGCTGAAAAATATATTCTTACTACATTGAATTTTGATCTCAACTATCCTAACCCAATGAACTTTCTCCGAAGAATTTCCAAGGCCGATGACTATGACGTGCAATCGAGGACTTTGGGCAAATATCTCTTGGAAATAACAATTGTTGACCACAGATTTATAGGGATGAAACCATCATTATGCTCAGCGCTGGCTATGTACTTGGCAAGActaattttgaaaaaaataccGGTTTGGAATGGTAACTTGATTCATTATAGTGGTGGTTACAGAATCAATGACATGAAACATTGCATAGAGCTATTATACCAATACTTGTTGCAACCAATTGAACACGAAGAGTTTTTCAAGAAATACGCAATGAGAAAATTCATGAAGGCAAGTACCTTGTGCCAAAGCTGGGCAAAGAAGTTCAGGGCAGAAGGAAGGGACTTGTTTGATGAACGATTATCAACCCATCGATTAACGATTGAGAGTGATAATTCGTGA
- the ESC4 gene encoding regulator of Ty1 Transposition: MFRGSSFLIVRSLDLPRREAEDLQNKLKEQEAAKVYIKDDFDNSLNFLDPPLVTHIVATTVEFIEYAQAQKSMIPVTNPDWVYDSLADCKLLPLKTYNPDPALFLKNCSVCCADNLPEGDKELIYAAVKVFGGNYVDVLTKYTTHLIAMDMTNEKSMLAGSILANKLSDDPIVNIKIVYPHWLDHCITMGQKVDETKYLIPDNNNNNNNNNNNNNNNNYSNNNNNTDSSDLRNAKVRCEELDLMLDDSLPQIDDATVTNLPIDYFQNKRIYVSSDFNLSQRLSNSVRALIEKYGGIVANTFDEADSIDVYLGRYRQSDAYYKACQSNRIIVGNLQWFYSIILKKKWILPLNSNILYYPVPAKPLKAFKDLSISITNYCGDSRNYLIKLIEYLGATFTKTLTKDNDFLICAKATGRKYEGCSNWLNSWGEPEVNIVNHLWLEDCFIQWQKLDYKDLKYTNFGGEVGMEPLIGRVCLDKKLIDKQNSIFVKFTGNSHELDKEENEAGDIADSMSEDESTQVKSPVKRSLPNAPFVPSAPLVMSSVNTLNKNETSLVVKEKQASENQNQNQNQNQNQNQKGNVITIVSPVVSNKADPNEIKTAIDSVSPTTPKNNENSSGGIKVDDRNAEAMGHHRYGGRSAAKKAAAKLHDNMSDLNAYQAMSKSSRKMKHYMEELENAATKRKKPLAEAGNEEEEDDDDDDNDNDNEKDKDKDKKEDKDKDANRSRKKKKQEEDILEMKEHKRQRTNECDIVAILTGCESQINLTKNDCAKLQTVGIKIVSDLTRTKPNTLIAPKILRTEKFLRSLSTVDKIIHPSFIVDVLANIENTDNVRLRYNVDDYPLDRINKETRAELGVKSLKSLLSKTNIRGHLFSNMTLNLSSELNGGINVISGILKDHGLKEFKEIKPATQFSKKKNTVLSCEFNGSTTSILIANKNKDSKLITNFKKSVSNGMVVSWDWCVRSIFTMELQDIKEFEL, encoded by the coding sequence ATGTTTCGTGGATCGTCGTTTCTCATAGTAAGATCGTTAGATCTACCACGTAGAGAAGCCGAAGACTTGCAAAATAAACTAAAGGAACAGGAGGCAGCCAAAGTTTATATTAAAGATGATTTTGACAACTCACTCAATTTTCTTGATCCACCTTTGGTGACACATATTGTGGCAACTACAGTAGAATTTATTGAATATGCACAAGCACAGAAATCCATGATCCCCGTCACTAATCCAGATTGGGTTTATGACTCCCTCGCCGATTGCAAACTACTACCCCTCAAAACCTACAATCCAGATCCGGcattatttctcaaaaatTGTTCTGTTTGTTGTGCAGACAACTTACCTGAGGGAGATAAGGAACTTATCTATGCAGCAGTCAAGGTATTTGGTGGCAACTATGTTGATGTCTTGACCAAGTATACAACCCATTTGATTGCGATGGACATGACAAATGAGAAATCAATGTTAGCTGGAAGCATATTAGCCAACAAGTTATCGGATGATCCAATTGTGAATATCAAGATCGTGTACCCACATTGGCTAGATCACTGTATCACCATGGGTCAAAAAGTAGACGAGACAAAATACCTCATACccgataataataataataataataataataataataataataataataataactacagcaacaacaataataacacTGACCTGCTGGATTTGAGAAATGCAAAGGTTAGATGTGAAGAGTTGGATCTCATGCTTGATGATTCGCTACCTCAAATTGATGATGCCACAGTGACTAACTTGCCCATTGACTATTTtcagaacaaaagaatatacGTAAGCTCAGATTTCAATTTGTCACAGCGGTTGTCTAATTCAGTAAGGGCtttgattgaaaaatatGGTGGAATTGTGGCAAACACTTTTGACGAAGCAGACAGTATTGATGTATACTTGGGTCGATATCGACAAAGCGATGCCTATTACAAAGCATGTCAAAGCAATAGAATCATTGTTGGTAATTTGCAATGGTTTTACTCGATTATACTCAAGAAGAAATGGATACTCCCCTTGAATTCAAACATTCTATACTATCCTGTACCAGCAAAACCACTCAAGGCATTTAAAGATCTTAGTATATCTATTACAAACTATTGTGGTGATTCAAGGAATTATTTAATTAAATTGATCGAGTATTTGGGTGCAACATTCACTAAAACATTGACAAAAGATAACGATTTTTTGATATGTGCCAAGGCCACGGGTAGGAAATATGAAGGGTGTTCTAATTGGCTCAATTCATGGGGAGAACCTGAAGTGAATATCGTCAACCATTTGTGGTTAGAGGACTGTTTTATCCAATGGCAGAAATTGGATTATAAGGATCTAAAATATACGAATTTTGGAGGTGAAGTGGGTATGGAACCTTTAATTGGAAGAGTTTGTCTCGACAAAAAGCTAATTGACAAGCAAAATAgtatttttgtaaagttcaCTGGCAATAGTCATGAACTTGATAAAGAGGAGAATGAAGCCGGCGATATTGCTGATAGTATGAGTGAAGATGAAAGCACACAAGTGAAAAGTCCGGTGAAGCGAAGTTTACCCAATGCTCCTTTTGTTCCATCTGCTCCTTTGGTTATGTCAAGCGTAAACACATTGAACAAGAACGAAACTTCACTCgttgtaaaagaaaagcaagcgctggaaaatcaaaatcaaaatcaaaatcaaaatcaaaatcaaaatcaaaagggAAACGTAATTACTATTGTCTCTCCGGTAGTGAGTAATAAAGCCGATCCAAATGAAATCAAAACTGCCATTGATCTGGTTTCACCGACGACgccaaaaaataatgaaaacaGTCTGGGCGGAATTAAAGTCGACGACCGAAATGCAGAAGCAATGGGACATCATAGGTACGGAGGGCGCTCGGCTGCCAAAAAAGCTGCTGCTAAATTACATGATAATATGAGTGATCTTAACGCATATCAAGCAATGTCAAAGAGTAGTAGGAAGATGAAGCATTATATGGAAGAGTTGGAAAATGCCGCaacaaagaggaaaaaaccACTTGCCGAAGCTGgtaatgaagaagaagaagatgatgatgatgatgataatgataatgataatgaaaaGGATAAGGATAAGGATAAAAAAGAGGATAAGGATAAAGATGCTAACAGAagtagaaagaaaaagaaacaagaagaagatataTTGGAAATGAAAGAGCACAAGAGACAAAGAACCAACGAGTGTGACATAGTAGCTATCTTGACTGGTTGTGAACTGCAAATCAATTTGACAAAAAATGATTGCGCAAAACTTCAGACTGTGGGAATCAAGATTGTTTCTGACTTGACACGCACCAAACCAAATACGTTAATTGCTCCAAAAATCTTGAGAACCGAAAAGTTTTTGCGAAGTTTGAGTACAGTGGACAAAATCATACATCCTTCAttcattgttgatgttttggcaaatattgaaaacacTGATAATGTGCGATTGCGATACAATGTTGATGACTATCCCTTGGATCGAATCAATAAGGAAACTAGAGCCGAATTGGGTGTAAAAAGTTTGAAATCTTTGCTTagcaaaacaaacattCGGGGCCATTTGTTCTCCAACATGACTTTAAACTTGAGTAGTGAACTTAATGGTGGTATCAATGTGATTTCGGGAATTCTAAAAGATCACGGCTTAAAAGAATTCAAAGAGATTAAACCTGCCACTCAGTTtagcaagaaaaagaatactgTTTTATCATGCGAATTCAATGGTAGTACTACTTCAATTTTGAttgcaaataaaaacaaggaTTCAAAACTCATtacaaatttcaaaaaatcaGTTAGTAATGGTATGGTGGTAAGTTGGGATTGGTGCGTTAGATCGATTTTCACAATGGAGCTTCAAGATATaaaagaatttgaattatga
- a CDS encoding uncharacterized protein (BUSCO:EOG09264881), with the protein MSKLVRSLKNVAGGYSSAQVLVRNATSNDPTGPTKYDMEEIASYSYQSQTEFMEIMDMLDRRLNDKGKNWRHIAKSLTVLDYLVRFGSEKCVLWAKDNIYIVKTLREFIHFDEADKDQGAIIRVKAKELVSLLRDDERLKQERQMAKRSKRGRFNDYDDDDGDDGDYDSDRRRNRRRDRDRDRDRGRDEPYDEDLQRALELSRMTAEEEANRAREAENDPDLDAAIKLSLEEEEMRKQQHNSNLLDLNEPQYQQQQQQQPQFFMTTGYYQQPQQQQPLFDQQTQQYGQYDMFGNPIQNPMETGFYDQQAYQQQQQQQQQNQFTGFNYGQPQQPQQQQQPLQPLKTGSNNPFALNAGSNNTKGHTQTLNDLAEEQQNQQQYQQFQQQAAQPQFYTQPTAPLKQQNTSSSRFNETHELNDLLSQGTGLDTFGNTGATRIPHQHTKTQNFINSSGTGYRQTNNDQHRVSSNATGNPFLNTGIGYQQQTQQQVSPQRQQPINVAYTGYGFGNAQPQQQPQQQQQQHRGNDGPSLIDI; encoded by the coding sequence ATGTCGAAGTTAGTTCGTTCATTAAAGAACGTTGCAGGGGGTTACTCTTCAGCGCAAGTGCTTGTGAGGAACGCTACATCTAATGACCCCACGGGGCCCACAAAATATGATATGGAAGAAATTGCTTCATACTCGTACCAGTCACAAACTGAGTTTATGGAAATCATGGATATGCTTGACCGCCGTCTTAACGATAAGGGTAAGAATTGGAGACATATAGCTAAATCCCTTACTGTTTTGGACTATTTGGTCAGGTTCGGATCTGAGAAATGTGTTCTTTGGGCCAAAGACAATATCTACATTGTCAAGACTTTAAGAGAATTTATCCATTTTGATGAAGCCGATAAGGACCAAGGCGCAATTATCAGAGTCAAGGCCAAGGAATTAGTCTCTTTATTGCGTGATGATGAAAGATTAAAACAAGAACGTCAAATGGCCAAGCGTAGCAAGAGGGGAAGATTTAACgattatgatgatgatgacggcGACGACGGTGATTATGACTCTgatagaagaagaaaccgGAGAAGAGATAGAGATAGAGACAGAGATAGAGGCAGAGATGAACCATATGATGAGGACTTGCAAAGAGCTTTGGAATTATCGAGAATGACTGCCGAAGAAGAGGCAAATCGTGCAAGAGAAGCAGAAAACGACCCGGATTTGGATGCAGCTATCAAGTTGTCgttggaagaagaagaaatgagaaaacaacaacacaacTCTAACTTGTTAGATTTAAATGAGCCACAGtatcaacagcaacaacaacaacagccacAATTCTTTATGACAACTGGTTATTatcaacaaccacaacagcagcaaccaTTATTTGATCAACAAACACAGCAATATGGCCAATACGACATGTTTGGAAACCCAATCCAGAATCCCATGGAGACAGGATTCTATGATCAACAAGcataccaacaacaacaacaacaacaacagcaaaaccAATTTACTGGGTTCAACTATGGCCAACCTCAGCAAccgcagcagcaacaacaaccctTACAGCCTTTGAAGACTGGTTCCAATAACCCATTTGCATTAAACGCAGGTTCGAATAATACAAAGGGGCATACGCAAACTTTGAACGACTTGGCCGAAGAGCagcaaaaccaacaacaatatcagCAGTTCCAACAACAAGCTGCTCAACCTCAATTTTACACCCAACCTACTGCACCACTCAAGCAGCAAAATACATCGTCTTCCAGATTCAATGAGACTCATGAGTTAAATGATCTTTTATCACAAGGTACAGGCTTGGATACATTTGGAAATACCGGTGCCACCCGTATACCACACCAGCACACCAAGACCCAAAATTTCATCAACTCCAGTGGTACTGGTTATAGACAAACCAACAATGATCAACATAGAGTCAGTTCAAATGCTACGGGCAATCCATTCTTGAACACCGGTATTGGTTATCAACAACAGACGCAACAGCAGGTGTCGCCACAAAGACAACAACCCATCAATGTAGCTTACACTGGTTACGGGTTTGGTAATGCACAGCCTCAACAACagcctcaacaacaacaacaacaacacagAGGCAATGACGGTCCAAGTTTGATAGACATCTAG
- a CDS encoding uncharacterized protein (CAZy:GT71): MSYIHALRQLRLKPNQAILLGILLFTFLNVYFALKSPTYHESDFSNSISGGGNSFLKKLQIFTPSSSPKNADHAFVGYHHDDDTNLVVLQKYFLNEDMAEDKVHHLWNFLNSDLKADKDSMDLKIVNGYDYKEYLKSLTEGLKIDFNHTFVDHYKTEMKFTATFRKFFEDLQTLLEDCNPGISAINNDAHYPNGDKILKKYAEKKRKSEEEMKTVNIPRTVHNKGRLPIYGGHLREGYRDEMVRTQDMLSMYLTLEQNEIDALKESHSKFIKKMDKDWPKELLDYNTFNDFMKGDGIVYLGGGKYDQLVFLSVKLLRDHGSRLPVEVIVLKKEEYNVDFCDRILPTLNGRCKLMTDYIPQSFFDTILENAKKLSEGRSDEDPHMDPMMALGYQLKNMAIFISSFERILYLDADNLPIRNPDILFQNKPFTDHHMILWPDLWRRSTSPTFYEITGQSIDPKHRVRNSYAKGDGRGMSNDYKEYSFHDTKGTIPEASSETGQFMLNKRVHFKTLMLSMYYNYYGPLFYYPLLSQGAAGEGDKETFIAAAHRLGLPYYQVTEFNREFGPIDKNSKKHEFYGMGQYNPIVDYLQKHPNDPDYPNQSVRSKKIKALSDSHYVATPPDSLAQHDEDKTVYNYDYHYFKSSSLFFLHANWPKLYIESLFLTDERGPVDPVTKLRRRLYGVEFKNELGGDYDFELKIMEQIWWCFCDEPMVDFSGIPAPKTETREKICRAVDMQRKFLQNG, translated from the coding sequence ATGTCTTATATCCATGCGCTTAGACAACTTCGATTGAAACCCAACCAAGCCATCTTATTGGGTATACTCcttttcacttttctcAATGTCTACTTTGCATTGAAATCACCCACATATCATGAACTGGACTTTTCAAACTCCATCTCGGGGGGAGGAAACAGTTTTCTTAAGAAACTTCAGATTTTTACACCCTCGTCCCTGCCGAAAAACGCCGACCACGCGTTTGTTGGATACCACCACGACGATGATACCAACCTTGTGGTTTTACAAAAATACTTTTTAAATGAAGATATGGCCGAAGACAAAGTACACCACCTCTGGAACTTTTTAAACTCCGACTTGAAGGCAGACAAGGACTCGATGGATTTGAAAATCGTTAACGGCTACGACTACAAAGAGTACTTGAAGTCATTAACCGAAGGACTCAAAATTGACTTCAACCACACATTTGTCGATCATTACAAAACAGAAATGAAATTCACAGCTACGTTTCGAAAGTTCTTTGAAGATTTACAAACTCTACTCGAGGATTGTAACCCCGGTATCAGCGCTATAAATAATGACGCACACTACCCTAATGGCGATaagattttaaaaaaatacgcagagaagaaaagaaaaagcgaAGAAGAGATGAAAACTGTTAATATTCCTAGAACCGTGCATAATAAAGGAAGATTGCCAATATATGGAGGTCACTTGCGTGAAGGATACCGTGACGAGATGGTGAGAACCCAGGATATGCTCTCCATGTATCTCACTTTGgaacaaaatgaaattgacGCACTAAAAGAATCCCATAGCAAATtcataaagaaaatggatAAGGATTGGCCCAAGGAATTACTCGACTACAATACCTTTAACGATTTTATGAAGGGAGATGGAATAGTTTACTTGGGAGGTGGCAAATACGACCAATTGGTTTTTCTCTCGGTCAAATTGTTGAGAGATCACGGATCAAGACTACCAGTCGAAGTCATTGTCCTCAAGAAGGAAGAATACAATGTTGATTTTTGTGACCGAATCTTACCCACATTAAACGGTAGGTGTAAACTAATGACTGATTACATTCCACAGTCATTCTTTGACACGATTTTAGAAAACGCCAAGAAATTAAGTGAAGGCAGAAGCGATGAGGATCCGCATATGGATCCAATGATGGCTTTGGGTtatcaattgaaaaatatgGCCATCTTTATCTCCTCGTTTGAAAGGATCTTGTATCTTGATGCCGACAACTTACCCATTAGAAACCCAGacattttgtttcaaaacaaGCCATTTACTGATCACCATATGATTTTGTGGCCAGATTTATGGAGAAGATCGACATCTCCCACTTTTTACGAAATCACTGGCCAATCTATCGACCCAAAGCACCGCGTAAGAAACTCGTACGCTAAAGGTGATGGAAGAGGTATGAGCAATGACTATAAGGAATACTCATTTCACGATACAAAGGGCACCATACCAGAGGCGAGCTCGGAGACTGGTCAATTTATGTTGAACAAAAGAGTGCATTTCAAGACTCTTATGTTATCAATGTACTACAACTACTATGGTCCTTTATTCTACTACCCCTTGTTGAGTCAAGGTGCTGCGGGCGAAGGTGACAAGGAGACATTTATTGCAGCAGCTCACAGATTGGGTTTACCTTACTACCAAGTCACCGAGTTCAATAGAGAATTTGGACCAATTGACAAAAATTCCAAGAAACACGAGTTTTACGGTATGGGACAGTATAATCCTATTGTTGACTATCTTCAAAAACACCCCAACGACCCGGATTATCCAAACCAATCAGTACGctcaaagaaaattaaagcGCTTTCTGATAGTCACTATGTGGCCACGCCGCCTGACTCATTAGCACAACACGATGAGGATAAGACCGTTTACAACTATGACTATCACTACTTCAAGTCGTCTTCATTATTCTTCCTCCATGCCAACTGGCCAAAATTATACATTGAATCACTTTTCCTAACAGATGAAAGGGGCCCCGTTGACCCAGTGACAAAATTGAGGAGAAGACTATATGGAGTAGAATTTAAAAACGAGCTTGGTGGTGACTACGATTTTGAGTTGAAAATCATGGAGCAAATATGGTGGTGTTTTTGTGACGAGCCGATGGTTGACTTTTCCGGAATTCCAGCGCCTAAAACTGAAACTAGGGAAAAGATCTGTCGTGCTGTTGATATGCAACGTAAGTTTTTACAAAATGGCTGA
- the SNX41 gene encoding Sorting nexin-41 produces the protein MSNGNLFDDIEEDNNPSFYYGNPSILTDPYHTTSNSNSSSNNNNNSNNNNSAEQNAENKKEIKTSGAIKTQGATRANGSNKSKTNSNKQSKNHKSSSPSSIPPPSSQKQQQQEQQQQQQQQQQQQINKTFQSHTDDEYPTDLVNSTIGLSNKITQLLNSKDLKIDIVNSEKLINSSIIVYTISLVSEKIDSKIVVKRRYSEFKSLRDNLIRLFPTLIIPPIPEKHSILSYLLTTINTDNESNIIEMRKRYFKLFLDDIVFDSNELLKNCPLVHKFLDPNYELCWYNALNEPPINVLPNNLLLANPVNPADQNGLYSILPIVNGFDISTSKHDNLSNLKKINDELYKLNDQIKLFELRGFEQDLKFNIPDEMITFEQRFHKVIKSLSHLNKIDLKTTKDYKGLINILIDLGGNLNNFSLQIYQQKKHDLDIDETENVSNQEQSHNDLSETIEKFGSTMDQSFLNFENFVFNQLIPQWQEPVNQILQYNQTALNLIKFYKYKIIQFKVLYKLKFNKFQQLVNLNSITGGGNLSSLSSLSSLHGSGSNGVSGGNGNGETLQASTSASSFTSAKTDEEEDAVVINSLDHLKELNSPTLNNALKNISLKKVAKKSSWYGLFGGNNQPKKFNFQLPVDESSRPSSNSSPMLGHTQNPTASIKFKLAHLEKELNKINQLIELCNDDMMSLTQAIMDTFNEFMRKMEKKWLTIMINYLKNGKALFEENLTNWKHFRESFEEVIT, from the coding sequence ATGTCTAATGGGAACCTCTTTGACGATATAGAAGAAGACAACAACCCCTCTTTCTACTACGGCAATCCTTCCATTTTAACTGACCCATACCATACAACTAGCAatagcaacagcagcagcaacaacaacaacaacagcaacaacaacaacagcgcTGAACAGAATgccgaaaacaaaaaagagataaaGACAAGTGGTGCCATCAAGACTCAAGGTGCTACAAGAGCCAACGGCAGCAACAAGAGCAAGACTAATAGCAATAAACAGTCAAAGAACCACAAGAGCTCTTCCCCATCATCAATACCACCTCCTTCTTCTCaaaaacagcaacaacaggagcaacagcaacagcaacagcaacaacaacagcaacaaatcAACAAGACATTCCAACTGCATACTGATGACGAATACCCAACCGACTTGGTCAACAGCACAATTGGCCtttcaaacaaaatcaCCCAGTTGCTCAACTCCAAAGACTTGAAAATCGATATTGTAAACTCTGAGAAATTGATCAACTCATCCATCATTGTGTACACAATCCTGCTCGTATCGGAAAAGATTGATAGCAAAATAGTCGTCAAGCGAAGATATAGCGAGTTCAAATCATTGCGAGATAACCTTATCCGGCTCTTCCCTACATTGATTATACCACCTATCCCTGAAAAACATTCCATATTGAGCTATTTGTTGACAACAATAAACACCGATAACGAATCAAACATAATCGAGATGAGAAAACGGTACTTTAAATTGTTCTTGGACGATATTGTATTTGACTCAAATgagttgttgaaaaattgtcCATTGGTTCACAAGTTCTTGGACCCAAACTATGAATTATGCTGGTACAATGCATTGAATGAACCGCCGATAAACGTTTTGCCAAACAACTTACTCTTGGCCAACCCAGTGAACCCGGCAGATCAAAATGGACTATACTCCATTTTGCCCATTGTTAACGGCTTTGATATTAGCACCAGTAAGCATGACAACTTGTCCAACTTGAAGAAAATCAATGACGAGTTATACAAACTAAATGACCAGATCAAGTTATTTGAACTCAGAGGCTTTGAACAAGACCTCAAGTTCAACATTCCCGATGAAATGATCACTTTTGAACAACGGTTCCACAAGGTCATCAAGAGCTTATCGCATTTGAACAAAATTGatttaaaaacaacaaaggaTTACAAAGGATTGATCAACATTTTGATTGATCTTGGTGGCAACCTCAACAATTTCTCGTTGCAGATATaccaacaaaagaaacacgaCTTGGATATCGATGAAACCGAAAATGTTTCAAATCAAGAACAATCACATAACGACTTATCCGAGACAATTGAGAAATTTGGTTCAACAATGGATCAATCTTTTCTCAACTTTGAAAACTTTGTGTTTAATCAATTGATTCCACAATGGCAGGAACCAGTGAATCAAATATTGCAGTATAACCAAACGGCATTGAACTTGATCAAATTTTACAAATACAAGATTATTCAATTCAAAGTGCTTTACAAATTAAAGTTTAACAAGTTCCAACAATTGGTCAATTTAAATAGCATcactggtggtggtaacTTGAGTAGCTTGAGTAGCTTGAGTAGTTTGCATGGGTCAGGTAGTAATGGCGTTAGTGGCGGAAATGGCAATGGAGAAACGCTCCAAGCATCGACTAGTGCAAGTAGTTTCACATCTGCGAAAAcagacgaagaagaagatgctGTTGTCATCAACTCGCTAGACCATCTCAAGGAGCTTAACAGCCCCACATTGAACAATGCATTAAAGAACATTTCACTTAAAAAAGTTGCCAAGAAATCATCATGGTATGGGTTATTTGGCGGAAACAACCAGCCAAAGAAGTTTAATTTCCAATTACCAGTAGATGAGTCTAGTCGCCCCTCGTCCAATTCTTCACCTATGCTTGGTCATACACAAAACCCTACGGCATcaatcaaattcaaattggCACATTTGGAGAAGGAATTAAACAAGATCAACCAACTTATCGAACTATGCAATGATGACATGATGCTGTTGACACAAGCAATAATGGATACATTTAATGAATTTATgcggaaaatggaaaagaaatggttaacaataatgataaaTTATTTAAAGAATGGTAAGGCATTGTTTGAAGAGAATTTGACAAATTGGAAACATTTTAGAGAAAGTTTTGAAGAAGTGATTACATAg